The following DNA comes from Leptospira saintgironsiae.
ATAGGATTTTAAGAAGTTTAAAAGACCTTCTACATCTGCTACAAATTCTTCATTCAAATTTTTTCGAATATTGTATCTATTCAATAAGGAGAGAATGACTAGATCATCATCCGAGTTTCTTTCTTCCTTAGCGAATAAAGAATGAGCTAATTTTTTATCGTTCTTGTCTGCAATCTCGAGCAGTTTTAAGACAGGATAAGTATATAGACCATTGCGAAAATCTTTGAGAGGAATTTTCCCTGTTTGGTCTCCGGCTTGGAAATAATCGATCGCATCATCTTGTTTCTGGAATAAAGAACCTAAACGAATACCAAACTCATGTAGTTTTTTTCTGGTCTTTTTAGGAGCATCTACTAATATCCCGGCTGCTTCTGAGACAGCTCCGAATAATGATGCAGTTTTTCCGTAGACTACTTTATTATAGATATCTAATGTGATTTTGGGATTTTTTTCCCATTCCATTTGAATAAGTTCACTGACGGAAAGATCTTTGATAACAGTTGTAAAAAGATCCATCAAATCTGGAGAACCCAAACTGTTTAGATGATCTATCCCACATGCCAAAAGATAATCGCCAGCTAAGATAGAAGTTTTGTTCCCGAATTTAGAAGGGACACTTGGCATTCCTCTTCTTGTCTGGGCCTCGTCGACCACGTCATCATGAAGAAGACTCGCAGCATGAATTAGCTCAGCGATCGCACCTACGTCGGAGTATTTATCTCCCTTATAACCAAGGATCTTACAAAGACAATAATGTAGAATAGGACGAATCCGTTTGCCACCGGATCGGATCGTGTATTCTTTGATTTCGGCCAGAATACGCAGATCTTCGTCTATGATATCTTTTAGTTTTTTATCGAACTTACGGACTAAGAGATCCTTCAATCCTTTTGCTTTCACGCGGGTTTCCTGTTACGACAGTATTTAGAATCGATTTTTCGGCTCAAGCAGTAAAGGACGTAATAGGAGAAGTTCCGGACCAA
Coding sequences within:
- a CDS encoding polyprenyl synthetase family protein, which codes for MKAKGLKDLLVRKFDKKLKDIIDEDLRILAEIKEYTIRSGGKRIRPILHYCLCKILGYKGDKYSDVGAIAELIHAASLLHDDVVDEAQTRRGMPSVPSKFGNKTSILAGDYLLACGIDHLNSLGSPDLMDLFTTVIKDLSVSELIQMEWEKNPKITLDIYNKVVYGKTASLFGAVSEAAGILVDAPKKTRKKLHEFGIRLGSLFQKQDDAIDYFQAGDQTGKIPLKDFRNGLYTYPVLKLLEIADKNDKKLAHSLFAKEERNSDDDLVILSLLNRYNIRKNLNEEFVADVEGLLNFLKSYPESNEGNLVKEQFRKLMEV